The Antennarius striatus isolate MH-2024 chromosome 23, ASM4005453v1, whole genome shotgun sequence genome has a segment encoding these proteins:
- the arhgef11 gene encoding rho guanine nucleotide exchange factor 11 isoform X6 — protein MSLRQPTSTLDRLSSLTIGDSERKSSAAQQREPTADVSTESTGPGLVQRCVVVQKDQLGFGFTVCGERVKLVQNVRPGGAAVKAGVQEGDRIIKVNGSLVSSMSHQEVVKLIKSGTYVALTLQGPPPSSASFPLEPLPTDLAPNQRTSLVGEAQPPPPPPLPSGLSSAPSHRITGPKPLQDPEVQKHASQILRKMLEQEEAELQVLLEERLRNPSTSLEERIERANRRAHQVRVKIQQDLEGTRSESVASYVMAGEGRLSMDSSEGDVEAFESPHSSPSSSFRTHQHRRQNSDTHTLSDWGGMAQIIGPEEEDEDYDGYAFNEMDGPFQDIELLKSRPAHMTVFMRYIFALLLDPNPLLFYLSVEAYLGSSPKDARTLAPQICSHFLDPDAPLKIKVREEYLTDIESRLHAQEDIRGPLSELQQQVLPDIQDQIQDYRNQQTMGLGSLFGESDLQLLDGDPAKERQVVDRQVTALWELLSKCEEDRSSPLASAVLLYLRHSGIKLRDSKVFPGLSTEKEKWLAFLKTKKLPGAKKEKDGEDKKRNPILKYIGKPRNTSQSIRPGSVKNIIQQFENHTETPGEEGGDAVDSQRLSSSSLGEDSMDSPTVSVRLARSESLKAQGEGRRRGVVTGTESVPRSRSDVDMEDCGEEREGPGLRPLQHSASSSASSSSARSLENPTPPYTPRSRRRSVESPLALLPDAAALEDEAYDGQNWQDTVSPQLLATLSPREVDRQAVIFELFTTEVSHLRTLRVLDQVFFQKMRSVLNSDELACIFPNLPQVYELHASLCEAMKKRREAPVVQDIGDIMLARFEGAAGEEFQEQASQLCSQQSQARELIKNKRRKDPRFSHIIQECEASPHCRRLQLKDLLVSEMQRLTKYPLLLENIIKHTDAASSDFVSLQRAQACCRGLLQGVNEIVGETEHRLRLSQYQRRLDAAPQFKSLDLSTKRMIHEGPLTWKISKDKQIEIQALLLTDCLVLLQRGPDDRLQLRYPSRWLGGGGGSSGDGKTSFSPLVKLDSLLVRPVATDNKALYVISTTERQMYELVAGSSSEKNTWKDLLEKTIAGGSSPLINHGSIPISSSPSLRSASPVSSGNNIYADNSMTDPSDSMETNSSNEDFGLSAASHLDQTERKAACVAEAALQDVETLRQLILRDLEEDGWSHDSVDTPTNDMANERSSFTERQRPESLETILNFSTDEWEEDRPPEEVQEQEEVQEQEEVQEQEEVQEQEEVQPSEEVQPPSLQVVRKAVVAGPSSSSSVPEDITDDVTLPSDQSSEPTGEASAQGNMFYLVMPTEQGESVTDDPTTTTTIDVPQPPEEEVMLFKTIPEEDAPPRGPQRDQSEAMQLEQEEESSQSQTGHQSHVIKNVDEIFLTIEGLMSKLRQLKDIETAHHNLLKTIAEPSVSQESEDQRCPSATVSRTPSLDRGSGDGKEAGPVEPKIQSTGF, from the exons ATGAGTCTCCGCCAACCCACCTCTACTCTGGACAG GCTCAGCAGTCTTACCATCGGCGACTCGGAGCGTAAATCCTCTGCTGCCCAGCAGAGGGAGCCGACAGCCGATGTCTCCACCGAGAGCACAG GTCCCGGTCTCGTCCAGAGATGCGTGGTCGTGCAGAAAGACCAACTCGGGTTCGGCTTCACGGTTTGCGGAGAGAGAGTCAAGCTCGTGCAGAATGTCCGACCAG GTGGTGCAGCGGTGAAGGCTGGGGTCCAAGAGGGGGACAGAATCATAAAG GTTAACGGCTCACTGGTGTCCTCCATGTCCCATCAGGAGGTTGTAAAGCTCATCAAAT CCGGAACCTACGTCGCTTTGACGCTACAAGGACCGCCTCCTTCCTCCGCCTCCTTTCCGTTAGAGCCCCTCCCCACTGACCTGGCACCAAATCAAAGGACATCTCTGGTAGGAGAGGCTcaaccccctccacctccacccctgcCTTCCGGACTGAGTAGCGCCCCCTCCCACAGAATCACTGGACCCAAACCACTACAa GACCCGGAAGTACAGAAACATGCCTCTCAGATTCTCAGGAAAATGCTGGAGCAGGAAGAGGCCGAACTGCAG GTCTTACTGGAGGAGCGGCTGAGGAACCCATCGACGTCACTGGAGGAACGGATTGAAAGGGCCAACAGGAGAGCTCATCAAGTCAGGGTGAAGATCCAGCAGGATTTG GAGGGAACGCGATCTGAGTCCGTCGCGAGCTACGTCATGGCGGGAGAAG GTCGACTATCGATGGATTCCAGCGAAGGAGACGTGGAG gcCTTTGAGAGTCCCCACTCCTCCCCTTCATCCTCCTTCAGGACCCACCAACACCGGCGGCAGAActccgacacacacaccctctcagATTGG GGAGGAATGGCCCAGATTATCGGcccagaggaagaggatgaagactatGACGGCTACGCCTTCAACGAG ATGGACGGTCCGTTCCAGGACATCGAGCTGTTGAAGTCGCGGCCGGCGCACATGACCGTGTTCATGAGATACATCTTCGCGTTGCTTCTGGATCCCAACCCTTTG CTGTTCTACCTGTCTGTGGAGGCCTACCTGGGCTCCAGCCCGAAAGATGCTCGAACGCTGGCGCCTCAGATCTGCTCCCACTTCCTGGACCCGGATGCG CCCCTGAAAATCAAAGTCCGAGAGGAGTATCTCACAGATATCG AGAGTCGACTTCACGCTCAGGAGGACATCAGAGGACCTCTGtcggagctgcagcagcaggtgcTGCCAGACATCCAGGACCAGATTCAGGACTACAG GAACCAGCAGACGATGGGTCTCGGTTCGCTGTTCGGAGAGAGCGACCTGCAGCTCCTGGACGGAGACCCTGCCAAAGAGAGACAAGTGGTGGACAGACAGGTCACTGCACTCTGGGAATtact ATCGAAGTGCGAAGAAGACAGAAG TTCCCCTCTGGCGTCAGCCGTGCTGCTATACCTGCGACACTCAGGTATCAAGCTGAGAGACTCCAAAGTGTTCCCCGGTCTGAGCACAGAGAAGGAGAAGTGGCTCGCTTTCCTGAAGACCAAAAAG CTGCCCGGCGccaagaaagagaaagatggagaggatAAAAAGAGGAACCCCATCCTGAAGTACATCGGCAAACCCAGGAACACATCCCAGTCca tccgTCCCGGCAGCGTGAAGAACATCATTCAGCAGTTTGAGAATCACACCGAGACGccgggagaggagggaggagatgcCGTCGACTCTCAGAGGctctcctccagcagcctggGAGAAGACAGCATGGACAG CCCGACCGTCTCGGTGCGTCTGGCGAGGAGCGAGTCCTTGAAGGCTCAAGGAGAAGGACGTCGCCGCGGCGTCGTCACGGGGACGGAGTCCGTCCCCCGTTCCCGTAGCGACGTGGACATGGAGGACTgcggagaggagagggaggggccGGGACTCAGGCCGCTGCAGCACAGCGCCTCTTCATCGGCGTCCAGCAGCTCGGCACG GTCTCTAGAGAACCCTACACCCCCATACACCCCTCGCTCTAGACGCAG GAGCGTGGAGTCGCCGTTGGCGCTCCTGCCGGACGCGGCGGCGCTGGAGGACGAGGCGTACGACGGTCAGAACTGGCAGGACACGGTTTCCCCTCAGCTGCTGGCGACGCTCAGTCCCAGGGAGGTGGACCGGCAGGCCGTCATATTCG AGCTCTTCACCACCGAGGTGTCCCACCTGCGGACCTTGAGGGTCCTGGATCAGGTCTTCTTCCAAAAGATGAGATCCGTGCTCAACTCTGACGAGCTGGCGTGCATCTTCCCCAACCTGCCTCAAGTCTACGAACTCCACG CGAGTCTGTGCGAGGCCATGAAGAAGCGCCGAGAAGCGCCCGTCGTCCAGGACATCGGCGACATCATGCTGGCCAGG ttcgAAGGTGCGGCCGGGGAGGAGTTTCAGGAACAGGCGTCGCAGCTGTGCAGCCAGCAGTCTCAGGCCCGCGAGCTCATCAAGAACAAACGACGCAAAGACCCTCGCTTCTCTCACATCAtccag GAGTGTGAAGCCAGTCCTCACTGTCGGAGGCTGCAGCTCAAAGACCTGCTGGTGTCGGAGATGCAGCGACTCACCAAGTACCCGCTGCTGCTGGAGAACATCATCAAACACACGGACG ctgctTCGTCGGACTTCGTCTCGCTTCAGCGCGCCCAGGCGTGTTGCAGGGGGTTACTGCAGGGCGTCAACGAGATCGTCGGGGAGACCGAACACCGGCTGCGCCTCAGCCAGTACCAGCGCCGGCTGGACGCCGCCCCTCAGTTCAAG AGTTTGGATTTGTCTACGAAGAGAATGATTCACGAAGGTCCTCTCACGTGGAAAATCAGCAAAGACAAGCAGATAG AAATCCAAGCGCTGCTGCTGACAGACTGCCTGGTCCTCCTGCAGAGGGGTCCGGACGACCGGCTGCAGCTGAGGTATCCGTCCCGCTGGCTGGGCGGAGGCGGGGGAAGCAGCGGAGACGGCAAGACCTCCTTCAGCCCGTTGGTGAAGCTGGACTCTCTGCTGGTCCGACCCGTAGCGACAG ACAACAAAGCCCTCTACGTCATCAGCACCACCGAGAGGCAGATGTACGAGCTGGTGGCCGGGTCGTCGTCGGAGAAGAACAC CTGGAAAGATTTACTTGAAAAGACAATCGCAGGGGGGTCATCACCTCTGATCAATCATGGATCAATACCAATATC tagttCCCCCAGTCTACGTAGCGCCTCCCCAGTCTCCAGCGGCAACAACATCTACGCAG ACAACTCCATGACCGACCCGTCGGACTCCATGGAGACGAATTCCTCCAACGAAGACTTCGGGTTGTCGGCCGCCTCGCATTTGGACCAAACGGAAAGAAAAGCAGCCTGTGTGGCGGAGGCCGCTTTGCAAGACG TTGAAACGCTGAGGCAGCTCATCCTGCGAGATCTGGAAGAGGACGGATGGAGCCACGATTCCGTCGACACGCCCACCAATGACATGGCCAATGAAAGGAGCTCGTTCACGGAGCGGCAGCGGCCGGAGTCGCTGGAGACCATCCTCAACTTCAGCACCGACGAATGGGAAGAGGATCGGCCGCCGGAAGAAgttcaggaacaggaagaagttcaggaacaggaagaagttcaggaacaggaagaagttcaggaacaggaagaagttCAGCCGTCAGAAGAGGTTCAGCCGCCCAGCCTTCAGGTTGTGAGGAAAG CTGTGGTTGCGggtccttcctcttcttcttctgtccctgaagacatcactgatgatgtcaccctcCCCTCCGACCAATCATCCGAGCCGACAGGCGAGGCCTCCGCGCAGG GGAACATGTTCTACTTAGTGATGCCCACAGAGCAGGGAGAGAGCGTCACCGAcgaccccaccaccaccaccaccatcgaCGTCCCTCAACCTCCGGAGGAGGAAGTGATGTTATTTAAGACCATACCTGAAGAAGACGCGCCACCACGCGGGCCACAGCGTGACCAATCAGAAGCTATGCAactggagcaggaagaggaatcGAGCCAGTCTCAGACGGGGCACCagagtcatgtgatcaaaaacGTGGATGAGATTTTCCTCACCATCGAGGGGTTAATGAGCAAGCTGCGGCAGCTGAAG GACATAGAGACCGCCCATCACAACCTTCTGAAAACCATCGCCGAGCCGTCTGTCAGTCAAGAGTCGGAGGACCAGCGGTGTCCGTCGGCAACCGTCTCCAGAACGCCGTCTCTGGATCGGGGCTCAGGAGACG GGAAGGAGGCCGGCCCGGTCGAACCCAAGATTCAGTCGACTGGATTCTGA
- the arhgef11 gene encoding rho guanine nucleotide exchange factor 11 isoform X4: MSLRQPTSTLDRLSSLTIGDSERKSSAAQQREPTADVSTESTGPGLVQRCVVVQKDQLGFGFTVCGERVKLVQNVRPGGAAVKAGVQEGDRIIKVNGSLVSSMSHQEVVKLIKSGTYVALTLQGPPPSSASFPLEPLPTDLAPNQRTSLVGEAQPPPPPPLPSGLSSAPSHRITGPKPLQDPEVQKHASQILRKMLEQEEAELQVLLEERLRNPSTSLEERIERANRRAHQVRVKIQQDLEGTRSESVASYVMAGEGRLSMDSSEGDVEAFESPHSSPSSSFRTHQHRRQNSDTHTLSDWGGMAQIIGPEEEDEDYDGYAFNEMDGPFQDIELLKSRPAHMTVFMRYIFALLLDPNPLLFYLSVEAYLGSSPKDARTLAPQICSHFLDPDAPLKIKVREEYLTDIESRLHAQEDIRGPLSELQQQVLPDIQDQIQDYRNQQTMGLGSLFGESDLQLLDGDPAKERQVVDRQVTALWELLSKCEEDRSSPLASAVLLYLRHSGIKLRDSKVFPGLSTEKEKWLAFLKTKKLPGAKKEKDGEDKKRNPILKYIGKPRNTSQSTFHVPLSPNEVRPGSVKNIIQQFENHTETPGEEGGDAVDSQRLSSSSLGEDSMDSPTVSVRLARSESLKAQGEGRRRGVVTGTESVPRSRSDVDMEDCGEEREGPGLRPLQHSASSSASSSSARSLENPTPPYTPRSRRRSVESPLALLPDAAALEDEAYDGQNWQDTVSPQLLATLSPREVDRQAVIFELFTTEVSHLRTLRVLDQVFFQKMRSVLNSDELACIFPNLPQVYELHASLCEAMKKRREAPVVQDIGDIMLARFEGAAGEEFQEQASQLCSQQSQARELIKNKRRKDPRFSHIIQECEASPHCRRLQLKDLLVSEMQRLTKYPLLLENIIKHTDAASSDFVSLQRAQACCRGLLQGVNEIVGETEHRLRLSQYQRRLDAAPQFKSLDLSTKRMIHEGPLTWKISKDKQIEIQALLLTDCLVLLQRGPDDRLQLRYPSRWLGGGGGSSGDGKTSFSPLVKLDSLLVRPVATDNKALYVISTTERQMYELVAGSSSEKNTWKDLLEKTIAGGSSPLINHGSIPISSSPSLRSASPVSSGNNIYADNSMTDPSDSMETNSSNEDFGLSAASHLDQTERKAACVAEAALQDVETLRQLILRDLEEDGWSHDSVDTPTNDMANERSSFTERQRPESLETILNFSTDEWEEDRPPEEVQEQEEVQEQEEVQEQEEVQEQEEVQPSEEVQPPSLQVVRKAVVAGPSSSSSVPEDITDDVTLPSDQSSEPTGEASAQGNMFYLVMPTEQGESVTDDPTTTTTIDVPQPPEEEVMLFKTIPEEDAPPRGPQRDQSEAMQLEQEEESSQSQTGHQSHVIKNVDEIFLTIEGLMSKLRQLKDIETAHHNLLKTIAEPSVSQESEDQRCPSATVSRTPSLDRGSGDGKEAGPVEPKIQSTGF; the protein is encoded by the exons ATGAGTCTCCGCCAACCCACCTCTACTCTGGACAG GCTCAGCAGTCTTACCATCGGCGACTCGGAGCGTAAATCCTCTGCTGCCCAGCAGAGGGAGCCGACAGCCGATGTCTCCACCGAGAGCACAG GTCCCGGTCTCGTCCAGAGATGCGTGGTCGTGCAGAAAGACCAACTCGGGTTCGGCTTCACGGTTTGCGGAGAGAGAGTCAAGCTCGTGCAGAATGTCCGACCAG GTGGTGCAGCGGTGAAGGCTGGGGTCCAAGAGGGGGACAGAATCATAAAG GTTAACGGCTCACTGGTGTCCTCCATGTCCCATCAGGAGGTTGTAAAGCTCATCAAAT CCGGAACCTACGTCGCTTTGACGCTACAAGGACCGCCTCCTTCCTCCGCCTCCTTTCCGTTAGAGCCCCTCCCCACTGACCTGGCACCAAATCAAAGGACATCTCTGGTAGGAGAGGCTcaaccccctccacctccacccctgcCTTCCGGACTGAGTAGCGCCCCCTCCCACAGAATCACTGGACCCAAACCACTACAa GACCCGGAAGTACAGAAACATGCCTCTCAGATTCTCAGGAAAATGCTGGAGCAGGAAGAGGCCGAACTGCAG GTCTTACTGGAGGAGCGGCTGAGGAACCCATCGACGTCACTGGAGGAACGGATTGAAAGGGCCAACAGGAGAGCTCATCAAGTCAGGGTGAAGATCCAGCAGGATTTG GAGGGAACGCGATCTGAGTCCGTCGCGAGCTACGTCATGGCGGGAGAAG GTCGACTATCGATGGATTCCAGCGAAGGAGACGTGGAG gcCTTTGAGAGTCCCCACTCCTCCCCTTCATCCTCCTTCAGGACCCACCAACACCGGCGGCAGAActccgacacacacaccctctcagATTGG GGAGGAATGGCCCAGATTATCGGcccagaggaagaggatgaagactatGACGGCTACGCCTTCAACGAG ATGGACGGTCCGTTCCAGGACATCGAGCTGTTGAAGTCGCGGCCGGCGCACATGACCGTGTTCATGAGATACATCTTCGCGTTGCTTCTGGATCCCAACCCTTTG CTGTTCTACCTGTCTGTGGAGGCCTACCTGGGCTCCAGCCCGAAAGATGCTCGAACGCTGGCGCCTCAGATCTGCTCCCACTTCCTGGACCCGGATGCG CCCCTGAAAATCAAAGTCCGAGAGGAGTATCTCACAGATATCG AGAGTCGACTTCACGCTCAGGAGGACATCAGAGGACCTCTGtcggagctgcagcagcaggtgcTGCCAGACATCCAGGACCAGATTCAGGACTACAG GAACCAGCAGACGATGGGTCTCGGTTCGCTGTTCGGAGAGAGCGACCTGCAGCTCCTGGACGGAGACCCTGCCAAAGAGAGACAAGTGGTGGACAGACAGGTCACTGCACTCTGGGAATtact ATCGAAGTGCGAAGAAGACAGAAG TTCCCCTCTGGCGTCAGCCGTGCTGCTATACCTGCGACACTCAGGTATCAAGCTGAGAGACTCCAAAGTGTTCCCCGGTCTGAGCACAGAGAAGGAGAAGTGGCTCGCTTTCCTGAAGACCAAAAAG CTGCCCGGCGccaagaaagagaaagatggagaggatAAAAAGAGGAACCCCATCCTGAAGTACATCGGCAAACCCAGGAACACATCCCAGTCca caTTCCATGTCCCGTTGTCGCCCAACGAAG tccgTCCCGGCAGCGTGAAGAACATCATTCAGCAGTTTGAGAATCACACCGAGACGccgggagaggagggaggagatgcCGTCGACTCTCAGAGGctctcctccagcagcctggGAGAAGACAGCATGGACAG CCCGACCGTCTCGGTGCGTCTGGCGAGGAGCGAGTCCTTGAAGGCTCAAGGAGAAGGACGTCGCCGCGGCGTCGTCACGGGGACGGAGTCCGTCCCCCGTTCCCGTAGCGACGTGGACATGGAGGACTgcggagaggagagggaggggccGGGACTCAGGCCGCTGCAGCACAGCGCCTCTTCATCGGCGTCCAGCAGCTCGGCACG GTCTCTAGAGAACCCTACACCCCCATACACCCCTCGCTCTAGACGCAG GAGCGTGGAGTCGCCGTTGGCGCTCCTGCCGGACGCGGCGGCGCTGGAGGACGAGGCGTACGACGGTCAGAACTGGCAGGACACGGTTTCCCCTCAGCTGCTGGCGACGCTCAGTCCCAGGGAGGTGGACCGGCAGGCCGTCATATTCG AGCTCTTCACCACCGAGGTGTCCCACCTGCGGACCTTGAGGGTCCTGGATCAGGTCTTCTTCCAAAAGATGAGATCCGTGCTCAACTCTGACGAGCTGGCGTGCATCTTCCCCAACCTGCCTCAAGTCTACGAACTCCACG CGAGTCTGTGCGAGGCCATGAAGAAGCGCCGAGAAGCGCCCGTCGTCCAGGACATCGGCGACATCATGCTGGCCAGG ttcgAAGGTGCGGCCGGGGAGGAGTTTCAGGAACAGGCGTCGCAGCTGTGCAGCCAGCAGTCTCAGGCCCGCGAGCTCATCAAGAACAAACGACGCAAAGACCCTCGCTTCTCTCACATCAtccag GAGTGTGAAGCCAGTCCTCACTGTCGGAGGCTGCAGCTCAAAGACCTGCTGGTGTCGGAGATGCAGCGACTCACCAAGTACCCGCTGCTGCTGGAGAACATCATCAAACACACGGACG ctgctTCGTCGGACTTCGTCTCGCTTCAGCGCGCCCAGGCGTGTTGCAGGGGGTTACTGCAGGGCGTCAACGAGATCGTCGGGGAGACCGAACACCGGCTGCGCCTCAGCCAGTACCAGCGCCGGCTGGACGCCGCCCCTCAGTTCAAG AGTTTGGATTTGTCTACGAAGAGAATGATTCACGAAGGTCCTCTCACGTGGAAAATCAGCAAAGACAAGCAGATAG AAATCCAAGCGCTGCTGCTGACAGACTGCCTGGTCCTCCTGCAGAGGGGTCCGGACGACCGGCTGCAGCTGAGGTATCCGTCCCGCTGGCTGGGCGGAGGCGGGGGAAGCAGCGGAGACGGCAAGACCTCCTTCAGCCCGTTGGTGAAGCTGGACTCTCTGCTGGTCCGACCCGTAGCGACAG ACAACAAAGCCCTCTACGTCATCAGCACCACCGAGAGGCAGATGTACGAGCTGGTGGCCGGGTCGTCGTCGGAGAAGAACAC CTGGAAAGATTTACTTGAAAAGACAATCGCAGGGGGGTCATCACCTCTGATCAATCATGGATCAATACCAATATC tagttCCCCCAGTCTACGTAGCGCCTCCCCAGTCTCCAGCGGCAACAACATCTACGCAG ACAACTCCATGACCGACCCGTCGGACTCCATGGAGACGAATTCCTCCAACGAAGACTTCGGGTTGTCGGCCGCCTCGCATTTGGACCAAACGGAAAGAAAAGCAGCCTGTGTGGCGGAGGCCGCTTTGCAAGACG TTGAAACGCTGAGGCAGCTCATCCTGCGAGATCTGGAAGAGGACGGATGGAGCCACGATTCCGTCGACACGCCCACCAATGACATGGCCAATGAAAGGAGCTCGTTCACGGAGCGGCAGCGGCCGGAGTCGCTGGAGACCATCCTCAACTTCAGCACCGACGAATGGGAAGAGGATCGGCCGCCGGAAGAAgttcaggaacaggaagaagttcaggaacaggaagaagttcaggaacaggaagaagttcaggaacaggaagaagttCAGCCGTCAGAAGAGGTTCAGCCGCCCAGCCTTCAGGTTGTGAGGAAAG CTGTGGTTGCGggtccttcctcttcttcttctgtccctgaagacatcactgatgatgtcaccctcCCCTCCGACCAATCATCCGAGCCGACAGGCGAGGCCTCCGCGCAGG GGAACATGTTCTACTTAGTGATGCCCACAGAGCAGGGAGAGAGCGTCACCGAcgaccccaccaccaccaccaccatcgaCGTCCCTCAACCTCCGGAGGAGGAAGTGATGTTATTTAAGACCATACCTGAAGAAGACGCGCCACCACGCGGGCCACAGCGTGACCAATCAGAAGCTATGCAactggagcaggaagaggaatcGAGCCAGTCTCAGACGGGGCACCagagtcatgtgatcaaaaacGTGGATGAGATTTTCCTCACCATCGAGGGGTTAATGAGCAAGCTGCGGCAGCTGAAG GACATAGAGACCGCCCATCACAACCTTCTGAAAACCATCGCCGAGCCGTCTGTCAGTCAAGAGTCGGAGGACCAGCGGTGTCCGTCGGCAACCGTCTCCAGAACGCCGTCTCTGGATCGGGGCTCAGGAGACG GGAAGGAGGCCGGCCCGGTCGAACCCAAGATTCAGTCGACTGGATTCTGA